In a genomic window of Muntiacus reevesi chromosome 1, mMunRee1.1, whole genome shotgun sequence:
- the LOC136155980 gene encoding olfactory receptor 7A17-like: MESGNNTRISEFILLGLSEEELQPLIFGLFLSMYLITVFGNLLIILAISSDSHLHTPMYFFLSNLSFVDICFTSTTIPKMLWNIQNNNKGITYEGCITQMYFYILFGGLDDILLSVMAYDRYVAICHPLHYTVIMSPQLCGLLVLISWVLVALNSLLHSLMVLRFHLHTMEPSNNTQISQFLLLGLSKEAELQPLIFGLFLSMYLITVFGNLLIILAVSSDSHLHTPMYFFLSNLSFVDICFTSTTIPKMLWNIQTQSQGITYEGCITQIYFYILFADLDDILLSVMAYDRYVAICHPLHYTVIMSPQLCGLLVLISWVLIALHSLLHGLMVLRLSFCPEIQIPHFSVNSVRWYNLPVLTTFLIT; the protein is encoded by the exons ATGGAATCAGGGAATAATACACGAATTTCAGAATTTATTCTTCTGGGACTTTCAGAAGAAGAATTGCAGCCACTCATATTTGGGCTCTTCCTCTCCATGTACCTAatcactgtgtttggaaacctgctcatcatcctggccatcagctcagactcccacctccacacccccatgtacttcttcctctccaacctgtcctttgtagacatctgcttcacctccaccaccatcccaaagatgctgtggaacATCCAGAACAATAACAAAGGTATCACCTATGAAGGCTGCATCACCCAGATGTATTTTTACATACTGTTTGGAGGATTAGATGACATTCTCCTGAGTGTGATGGCCTATGATcggtatgtggccatctgccaccccctgcACTACACGGTCATCATGAGCCCCCAGCTCTGTGGACTGCTGGTTCTGATATCCTGGGTGCTTGTTGCCTTGAATTCCTTGCTACACAGCTTAATGGTGCTGCGATT TCACCTCCACACCATGGAACCAAGTAACAATACACAAATTTCacagtttcttcttctgggactttcaAAGGAAGCAGAACTACAGCCCCTCATATTTGGGCTTTTTCTCTCCATGTACCTGatcactgtgtttggaaacctgctcatcatcttGGCTGTCAGctcagactcccacctccacacccccatgtacttcttcctctccaacctgtcctttgtagacatctgtttcacctccacaaccatcccaaagatgctgtggaaTATCCAGACACAGAGCCAAGGTATCACCTATGAAGGCTGCATCACccagatatatttttacattctctttgcAGATTTAGATGACATTCTCCTGAGTGTGATGGCCTATGATcggtatgtggccatctgccaccccctgcACTACACGGTCATCATGAGCCCCCAGCTCTGTGGACTGCTGGTTCTGATATCCTGGGTGCTGATTGCCTTGCATTCCTTGCTACACGGCTTAATGGTGCTGCGATTGTCCTTCTGTCCAGAAATACAAATCCCCCACTTTTCTGTGAACTCAGTCAGGTGGTACAACTTACCAGTTCTGACAACATTCTTAATAACATAG